One genomic region from Stackebrandtia nassauensis DSM 44728 encodes:
- a CDS encoding DUF2637 domain-containing protein codes for MSTVANTTTAIEATNDPTAAAWCRACDQPVGSCECDRSTSPAHPTVAVAGRPDTTAPVDARSHSGAAPVEERSATDRSSADSTTVAPLRLGGKTAAGLLALAAAALGLVGFAVSFETVAEAVEPAFQEYAFLVPTGVDLGIFVFAGIGLLLARMDMSLPWLRLVPWGLTAATVYLNITAYDQLMYQVAHAVLPLLWVVVCEVGTHVIRVRVGLERGTHTDSIPMFRWLLAPVATFRLWRVMRLWNITSYPQALADEKQRLLAKTAMMCRYGNAWRKEAPAMLRARYRMRTLTETDVWAWHTDRPAPDRAATAKRPADTRSDRKPAPATGKPTVAHRPDTTRRSTPRPTPTGTDRSTQSDDSVPTADRLAAAYAQFKAEGIEPSGTELAAKADCSKTVANDWKKQRREGGK; via the coding sequence GTGAGCACAGTGGCCAACACCACCACTGCGATCGAAGCCACCAACGACCCGACCGCTGCGGCGTGGTGCCGCGCCTGCGACCAGCCGGTCGGATCGTGTGAGTGCGACCGGTCGACGAGTCCCGCTCACCCCACCGTTGCGGTCGCCGGTCGACCGGACACCACCGCCCCGGTCGATGCCCGGTCGCATTCGGGTGCGGCGCCGGTCGAGGAGCGGTCAGCGACCGACCGCTCCTCGGCGGACTCGACGACGGTCGCCCCGTTGCGGCTGGGCGGCAAGACGGCAGCGGGGCTGTTGGCGTTGGCCGCCGCCGCACTGGGACTGGTGGGCTTCGCCGTCTCGTTCGAAACCGTCGCCGAAGCCGTCGAACCTGCCTTCCAGGAATACGCGTTCCTGGTTCCCACCGGCGTCGATCTGGGCATCTTCGTGTTCGCCGGGATCGGGTTGCTGCTGGCCCGCATGGACATGAGCCTGCCGTGGCTGCGCCTGGTGCCATGGGGTCTGACCGCCGCCACCGTGTACCTGAACATCACCGCCTACGACCAGCTGATGTACCAGGTCGCGCACGCTGTCTTGCCGCTGTTGTGGGTCGTGGTGTGCGAAGTGGGCACCCACGTCATCCGGGTGCGCGTCGGCCTGGAACGCGGCACCCACACCGACAGCATCCCCATGTTTCGGTGGCTGCTGGCGCCTGTCGCGACGTTCAGGCTGTGGCGGGTCATGCGGCTGTGGAACATCACCTCCTACCCCCAGGCGCTAGCCGACGAGAAGCAGCGACTGCTGGCCAAGACCGCGATGATGTGTCGCTACGGCAACGCCTGGCGCAAAGAAGCCCCGGCGATGCTGCGCGCCCGCTACCGGATGCGCACCCTCACCGAAACCGATGTGTGGGCCTGGCACACCGACCGCCCCGCACCCGACCGGGCAGCGACCGCCAAACGACCGGCGGATACACGCAGCGACCGCAAACCCGCGCCAGCGACCGGCAAACCCACCGTGGCCCACCGACCGGACACCACCCGGCGATCCACGCCGCGACCGACACCGACCGGAACCGACCGCTCAACCCAGTCCGACGACAGCGTCCCGACCGCCGACCGACTCGCCGCCGCCTACGCCCAATTCAAAGCCGAAGGCATCGAGCCTTCCGGCACCGAACTGGCCGCAAAGGCCGACTGCAGCAAGACCGTCGCCAACGACTGGAAGAAACAGCGCCGTGAAGGAGGCAAGTGA